A segment of the Gemmobacter fulvus genome:
CATTTCGAGAAAGGGGCTTTCATGAACTGCATGATCCGATCGCGCCTCCCCAAAAAGAGACGCGAGCACAACAGCGCTGCAAAGAATGGCGAGTAACTTTCGCATCACCATATATAGAGTCACATGTGCTCTGAAGTGTTGTTCACATCGCAGTGACCTCTGCTATTTTCGCGCGGCGCGGCGAAATCGCCACGTCATCACCAGTTTGTGACCATTTGATCTGACAAACCGGTTTGACCTTCCCACGTTGGAAGGCTGTATCACGATGAAAAAACCGAGGTGCAGCCCACGCGATCCAATCGACGTTACTTCGCTGTCGGAGCACTGGCCGCGCCCTTTTTGGTGGGCCGGGCCGCCTTTGCCTCCGAAGACACCGAAGGCCCGGTTCGCAATAACATCTCGTCGTTTCGGGTTCACGAGTGGCAAGACCATTTCGATGCGTTGGGTCTTGGGATCATCATATCTGACACGACCGCGAAGGTTCTCCAGCACTGGACCGGTGACGGTCAGATGTTCCTGTATCCGAGTTCTGTCCCGCTATCCGAGGATCTGACTCGCAGGGGCTATACCGAAGTCGTCGAAAAGCGCGTCAAACCAAGCTGGACACCGACGCCATCGATGCGGGAGCGCAATCCCGAGTGGCCAGCATTTGTGCCGGGCGGCGACCCCAGCAACCCGCTTGGAACGCGTGCCCTCTATTTGTCCTGGCAATATTACCGCATCCACGGCACCCACGATACGCGGAAAATCGGGCGCCGTTCCTCAAACGGTTGCATCGGCCTCTACAACGAGCATATTGAAGAAGTCTTCGACCGAGTTCCGGTCGGGACGCAAGTCAAGTTGATCTAGCCTTATGTTGAAGACGCACACCAAACGGACCGCGTTGAACTTCCTGCTTCCGGGCGGGATGGTCCGTGTTCTATGGGCATGGTCTTTCATGATCGTGCTGCTCTGCGGTTTGACTATTGGCCAATCTGCATCGGCGTTCGCCCCGGTTGATCATCACTCCCCGACCTCGGTAGAGATGTCAGACGGCACTGCCGGATCGACGAACATATCGCTGTCTTGCCATCCGGCGCTGGCATGTACTGCATTCGTGTTGCCAGTCGGCGCAGTGACTGCGTTCATCCCCAGCCATGCAGTGATGTCGCGACCGCGTTTGGCCCAGACCCAGCTTCGCTTCGGGGGCCCCTCTGTCAGTCTGCCCCCTCCACGTCTGCTGATCTGAAGGTCAGCCTGGGCAAGAGCCATGGTTCGATGGTGCCGTTTCAGGCCCAGTCGAGTGCTCTGTCGTTTTAATCCTGACCCAAAACATGTGCGCAGTTCGCGAACCGCCTGAAGTGCGGTGCGCGGTGGTCAATCAAAAACAACAAACCGAGAGCAGTCAGGCAGATGGCAAAACAATGGACAGGCGCTATGGCGCTTGCCGCTTCCGCAGTCGCGGCAGTGG
Coding sequences within it:
- a CDS encoding L,D-transpeptidase, with the translated sequence MQPTRSNRRYFAVGALAAPFLVGRAAFASEDTEGPVRNNISSFRVHEWQDHFDALGLGIIISDTTAKVLQHWTGDGQMFLYPSSVPLSEDLTRRGYTEVVEKRVKPSWTPTPSMRERNPEWPAFVPGGDPSNPLGTRALYLSWQYYRIHGTHDTRKIGRRSSNGCIGLYNEHIEEVFDRVPVGTQVKLI